A window of the Acidithiobacillus thiooxidans ATCC 19377 genome harbors these coding sequences:
- a CDS encoding MotA/TolQ/ExbB proton channel family protein, giving the protein MDFATIASIAAKSGGILYIMPVLLLIVLWVSIERFLFLSRMSRLGEKMASTLEQLPDIKEQSLRPLADSAEFPFRALLQIPIRFPNIKDSAQLSEILQEAVMRQVPLLDKRLWLLDTTVTLAPLLGLLGTIIGMFHAFQILNNVANNPTAITGSVAEALMATAAGLVIAIIGLVSFNGLQNQMRFVVHQMETLRSMLINRMSGLDHSHALNATETQPVIYAAKEA; this is encoded by the coding sequence ATGGACTTTGCAACTATTGCCAGCATTGCCGCCAAATCCGGCGGTATTCTTTATATCATGCCTGTACTCCTTTTGATCGTTTTATGGGTGAGCATAGAACGTTTTTTGTTTTTAAGCCGCATGAGTCGCCTCGGCGAAAAAATGGCGAGCACTCTGGAACAACTTCCGGACATTAAGGAGCAAAGCCTGCGTCCTCTGGCGGATTCTGCCGAATTTCCATTCCGCGCATTGCTCCAGATCCCCATCCGTTTCCCCAATATCAAGGACAGCGCGCAGCTTTCTGAGATTCTTCAGGAAGCGGTCATGCGTCAGGTCCCTTTGCTGGATAAGCGTCTTTGGCTCCTGGATACCACGGTTACCCTGGCCCCCCTACTGGGTCTTCTGGGCACCATTATCGGTATGTTTCATGCCTTTCAGATTTTAAACAACGTGGCCAACAATCCCACGGCCATTACCGGAAGTGTTGCTGAAGCCCTGATGGCCACTGCAGCCGGTCTGGTCATCGCCATTATCGGTCTGGTCAGTTTTAATGGTCTGCAAAACCAGATGCGTTTTGTTGTACACCAAATGGAAACCTTACGCAGCATGCTCATCAATCGTATGTCCGGACTGGACCATAGTCATGCCCTGAATGCTACCGAGACCCAGCCTGTCATTTATGCGGCGAAAGAGGCCTGA
- a CDS encoding alkaline phosphatase D family protein encodes MYISRRKFITHSGLGLGLGLSLPVTAFAMPVPVRATSLHAGPMTGYPAQRSANIWMQTLGPARVSIAYWPVHQPHLRENSSEISTSAREFYTALLTLDDLAPNTTYQTEIQLDGKTWSGKNLQIHTPELWQWRHPAPDFKVLTGSCAYINDPQYDRPGKAYGGGYEIYDPMTAEAADMMIWLGDNLYFREADIQSPAGMAMRYWTDRAFPPLKKFLQSTRQIAIWDDHDYGANDSDSSFVLKQSALRLFQSYWANPSYGLPGIPGVFTQCTLNDADFFLLDDRWYRDADAAHLSRGKQMFGKAQMDWLKNALLSSRAHFKIIAAGGQLFNDDDAYEGWNLYPEERQDFMDWLQNNQIRGLLFLSGDRHISELMRRPRPHYSGKHDYPLWELTSSPLNSSPAKGDANPYRVPGTLIQARNYCSIEFLGKGAGRHLLLSCKSTEGKTLWEHQISSADLGYI; translated from the coding sequence ATGTACATTTCGCGTAGAAAATTTATAACTCACTCAGGACTGGGTTTAGGGCTTGGTCTCAGCCTGCCCGTGACCGCTTTTGCCATGCCGGTGCCGGTCCGTGCCACGAGCCTGCATGCCGGGCCCATGACCGGTTATCCGGCGCAACGCTCAGCCAACATCTGGATGCAGACTTTGGGACCTGCCAGGGTGAGTATCGCTTATTGGCCCGTCCATCAACCGCATTTACGTGAAAACAGCAGCGAAATAAGCACCAGCGCCAGGGAGTTTTATACCGCCTTGCTCACCTTGGATGACCTTGCCCCGAATACAACCTACCAAACTGAAATACAATTGGACGGCAAAACCTGGAGCGGAAAAAATCTGCAAATACATACCCCTGAACTCTGGCAATGGCGTCATCCCGCTCCGGATTTCAAAGTCCTCACGGGGTCTTGCGCGTACATCAACGATCCGCAATATGATCGGCCGGGCAAAGCATATGGGGGTGGGTACGAAATATATGATCCCATGACCGCTGAAGCCGCCGATATGATGATCTGGTTAGGAGATAATCTTTATTTTCGCGAAGCCGACATTCAAAGTCCTGCAGGAATGGCCATGCGCTACTGGACGGATCGCGCCTTTCCGCCTTTGAAAAAGTTTCTGCAATCTACGCGACAGATAGCTATCTGGGATGATCATGATTACGGAGCCAATGACAGCGACAGCAGTTTTGTCCTGAAACAAAGTGCACTCCGCCTTTTTCAGAGTTATTGGGCGAATCCCTCTTATGGCCTACCAGGAATACCCGGGGTATTTACCCAGTGCACCCTGAATGATGCCGATTTTTTTCTGCTGGATGATCGCTGGTATCGCGATGCAGATGCTGCCCACTTGTCACGCGGCAAGCAAATGTTTGGCAAAGCGCAAATGGATTGGTTAAAAAACGCCCTGCTCAGCTCTCGTGCGCATTTCAAAATTATTGCCGCAGGTGGCCAACTTTTTAATGATGACGATGCTTATGAAGGCTGGAATTTATATCCGGAAGAACGTCAGGATTTTATGGACTGGCTCCAGAATAATCAGATCAGGGGATTATTGTTTCTTTCGGGAGATCGGCATATCAGCGAATTAATGCGCCGACCCCGCCCGCATTACTCCGGCAAACACGATTATCCCCTCTGGGAACTCACCAGCTCTCCACTCAACTCAAGTCCGGCCAAAGGAGACGCCAACCCCTATCGAGTGCCAGGGACATTGATACAAGCCAGAAACTACTGCAGCATTGAATTCCTCGGCAAGGGCGCGGGGCGTCATCTACTCCTGAGTTGCAAATCCACCGAGGGTAAGACCCTTTGGGAACATCAAATCAGCAGCGCCGATCTGGGCTACATCTGA
- a CDS encoding TonB family protein, with translation MMSADLRPLGSLVKAPSGNGNLKALVIAAAIESAFVAVLIWQSATQTPPPAAINAPVTISLVPPAPPKPLPPTPKPKVQPKPVPRPTPRPTLRPVPHPVAKPQEKIPVPPSPLPSPVQAPAPKVIATPPPPPQSPAPVSPAVREDYLAQVKGAIQAAVRFPESAKMLGENGRVQLHFFLHNGQISEVKIMQKGSMSAFDNAAIAALRNARLPTVPAGLKDKSFDLSIWVEFKLSDQNE, from the coding sequence ATGATGTCCGCAGATTTGCGTCCGCTGGGAAGTCTGGTCAAGGCACCAAGTGGTAACGGCAACCTCAAGGCGCTGGTGATTGCAGCCGCCATTGAATCGGCTTTTGTCGCTGTACTGATCTGGCAAAGTGCAACACAGACTCCCCCACCGGCAGCCATCAATGCCCCCGTTACCATCAGCCTGGTGCCACCCGCTCCGCCCAAACCGTTGCCACCCACGCCCAAGCCAAAGGTACAACCAAAGCCCGTACCGCGACCGACTCCACGACCAACGCTACGGCCGGTTCCACACCCTGTTGCCAAACCCCAGGAGAAAATTCCGGTGCCACCATCACCATTGCCCAGCCCGGTGCAAGCTCCGGCACCCAAAGTCATAGCGACACCACCGCCTCCCCCGCAGAGTCCTGCTCCGGTAAGCCCGGCCGTGCGCGAGGACTATCTGGCACAAGTAAAAGGCGCCATTCAGGCAGCGGTCCGTTTTCCGGAATCTGCAAAAATGCTGGGTGAAAATGGACGGGTACAGTTGCACTTTTTCCTTCATAACGGCCAGATTAGTGAGGTGAAAATCATGCAAAAAGGAAGCATGAGTGCCTTCGATAACGCCGCCATTGCCGCCTTGCGCAATGCCCGCCTGCCCACCGTCCCCGCAGGTCTCAAGGACAAAAGCTTCGATTTGAGCATCTGGGTGGAGTTCAAACTTAGTGATCAAAACGAATAA
- a CDS encoding TonB-dependent receptor, which yields MINRRKKVLYLAIISATVSLYGINAEADESLGTVTGTATASNDFFGSSPNVNTGETPKSDIQRIQKFNKKATNQETLITRGQFEMLAPTDSYTQVLNNMPNAMVVSSGDSMDGDDVYINGFGKSLINFTLDGIPLNDNDSYTYYTNEFIPSVLIAGTKYYPGAESAAIPGLSAFGGSVETYSLKPSPSPFVRPIVGAGSFGKYNVGGLINTGLFAKSFAPTSAWIYVNKIQRDGYFQNNAALQNQFLFKSVTQIGPGALTLFFSQNNQRFNYYNGATAAQIAQYGQDYNSYTGNPLLPDGKANYNYTGYNYNQYLNWLGYAKYEGEIGKVKFSDQLYYYYGNGFSASATTYTQTLLTPAGTIGRFSPARNGVLLGNSVNNTHRWGNLARIIYPLGPVSTELGFWFNHNNTLHDSRYFSASNTYLGSSYSEPVVTNTYQPYINLTYKPVDALTLAAGFKYLYVTRDFKNTVALAQNKPGQFNVNFGSVLPSVGANLRITDNWHAFANFTQNTNPPGYNQFYTGTYNAELKPQKANTYSLGTHWDIGPWSSSLQAFRVDFQNYILSTTILVGSLNQTVLANAGTAINQGLSWQNNVVLNDIFSAYANFGVLDARLTSSHQPFPYAPHHTEALGLIARYHGLRATVSLHEMGQSYYNLGGKFLPLGSRFFADASLRYTFRNAPLGQSLGFKNVTASLNLNNLFDRRFVQSYTGSSSNPNLKLNLPTNVYASIDATF from the coding sequence ATGATCAATCGTCGTAAGAAAGTACTTTATCTTGCCATTATTAGCGCCACTGTGAGCCTCTACGGCATCAATGCAGAAGCTGATGAATCCTTGGGGACTGTAACCGGAACGGCTACAGCCAGCAACGATTTCTTCGGTAGCAGTCCTAATGTCAATACCGGAGAAACGCCCAAAAGCGACATCCAGCGCATCCAGAAATTCAATAAAAAAGCCACCAATCAGGAGACCCTGATCACCCGGGGGCAATTTGAAATGTTGGCACCCACCGACTCCTATACCCAGGTATTGAACAATATGCCCAACGCCATGGTCGTCAGCAGTGGTGACAGCATGGATGGCGATGACGTTTACATCAACGGATTCGGCAAATCACTGATCAATTTTACCTTGGATGGTATCCCGCTCAATGATAATGACAGTTATACCTATTATACCAACGAGTTTATCCCCTCTGTACTGATAGCCGGCACCAAATATTATCCCGGCGCTGAATCCGCAGCGATCCCCGGGCTTTCTGCTTTCGGAGGCTCCGTAGAAACCTACAGCCTCAAGCCTTCGCCATCACCGTTTGTGCGGCCTATTGTCGGAGCTGGATCTTTTGGTAAATACAATGTCGGCGGTTTGATCAACACCGGTCTTTTTGCCAAAAGCTTTGCCCCAACCTCGGCGTGGATCTATGTGAATAAAATCCAACGGGATGGGTACTTTCAAAATAATGCTGCCCTGCAAAATCAGTTTTTATTCAAATCTGTCACCCAGATCGGACCCGGTGCCCTGACTTTATTTTTCTCTCAAAACAATCAACGCTTCAACTATTATAATGGCGCCACAGCAGCGCAAATTGCCCAATACGGACAAGATTACAACAGTTATACCGGCAATCCTCTACTCCCGGACGGCAAGGCTAATTATAATTACACGGGATATAACTATAACCAGTACCTGAACTGGCTGGGCTACGCCAAATATGAAGGCGAAATTGGCAAGGTCAAGTTTTCCGATCAATTATACTATTACTACGGAAATGGATTCAGCGCCAGCGCAACTACATATACCCAGACACTACTGACACCAGCAGGGACGATTGGCAGATTTTCTCCTGCAAGGAATGGCGTTTTACTGGGAAATAGCGTTAACAATACTCATCGCTGGGGGAATCTGGCCCGCATCATCTATCCGCTTGGTCCGGTCAGCACAGAACTGGGTTTCTGGTTCAATCATAATAATACACTGCACGATTCCCGTTATTTCAGTGCCAGTAACACCTATCTTGGATCTTCCTATTCGGAGCCGGTGGTCACCAACACCTATCAGCCCTATATCAACTTAACTTACAAGCCTGTTGATGCACTTACCCTGGCTGCCGGTTTTAAATATCTTTATGTCACCCGGGATTTTAAAAATACAGTGGCTCTGGCGCAAAACAAGCCTGGTCAATTCAATGTGAATTTCGGCTCGGTATTACCTTCTGTGGGTGCCAATCTGCGCATCACCGACAATTGGCATGCATTTGCCAATTTTACCCAAAATACCAATCCTCCAGGATACAACCAGTTTTATACCGGAACCTACAATGCCGAGCTTAAACCCCAGAAAGCCAACACCTACAGCCTCGGTACACACTGGGACATCGGCCCCTGGAGCTCCAGTCTCCAGGCCTTCCGCGTCGATTTCCAGAACTACATTTTAAGTACGACCATACTGGTTGGATCGCTGAATCAGACTGTGCTGGCAAACGCGGGTACGGCCATAAATCAGGGCCTCTCCTGGCAAAATAACGTCGTGCTGAACGATATTTTCAGTGCCTACGCCAACTTCGGCGTCCTCGACGCCCGTTTAACCTCGTCTCATCAGCCTTTTCCCTATGCTCCGCATCATACCGAGGCACTGGGGTTAATTGCCCGTTACCATGGCCTGAGAGCAACAGTTTCCTTACATGAGATGGGGCAGTCGTACTACAACCTGGGTGGAAAATTTCTGCCTTTGGGTAGTCGTTTCTTTGCGGACGCTTCTCTACGTTACACCTTCAGAAATGCGCCCCTTGGCCAGTCCCTGGGCTTCAAAAATGTGACTGCCAGCCTCAACCTGAACAATTTGTTTGATCGCCGCTTTGTACAGAGCTATACCGGCAGCAGCAGCAATCCAAATCTGAAGCTCAACCTTCCCACCAATGTTTATGCGAGTATTGATGCCACTTTTTAA
- a CDS encoding ExbD/TolR family protein — protein MQYLEMKKGRVAIIPMIDIMLFLLIFFIMITVHMIPSQGLPAHLPGSSSAQELPKPKVVLTLHADGSLEIKDKTITLQDLETQLRQGGNPSETQVTIAADKGADIQALVKVMDACRHAGVTAIGLAAKPVS, from the coding sequence ATGCAATACCTCGAAATGAAAAAAGGGCGTGTCGCGATTATCCCGATGATTGATATCATGCTATTTTTGCTGATTTTCTTCATCATGATCACCGTCCACATGATTCCCAGCCAAGGACTACCAGCGCACCTTCCCGGTTCCAGTTCTGCTCAGGAATTACCCAAACCCAAAGTGGTATTGACCCTACATGCCGATGGCAGCCTGGAAATCAAGGACAAAACCATCACTCTTCAGGATCTCGAAACCCAATTGCGCCAGGGGGGGAACCCCTCAGAAACCCAGGTAACCATTGCCGCCGATAAAGGTGCCGACATTCAGGCCCTGGTAAAAGTCATGGATGCCTGTCGTCATGCCGGCGTCACCGCAATCGGCCTTGCCGCCAAACCCGTGTCATGA